In a genomic window of Thalassophryne amazonica chromosome 12, fThaAma1.1, whole genome shotgun sequence:
- the LOC117521695 gene encoding desumoylating isopeptidase 1-like, translating to MPLARLANYIREKYIELNFRIFIMDKNTTRYNVQLYIYDLSRGMAQSLSPIMLGKQLDGIWHTAIVVYGDEFFFGGKGISSCSPGGTMLGPPDTVVELGETEVSEDIFMDYLSSLGESTYRGDRYRLFEHNCNTFTNEVAQFLTGRTIPSYITNLPSEVLSTSFGQIIRPILDSIHIAPPGGNVITGGRRN from the coding sequence ATGCCGCTAGCTAGATTAGCAAACTATATTAGGGAAAAATATATAGAATTAAATTTTAGGATTTTCATTATGGATAAGAATACTACGAGATACAATGTTCAGCTGTATATTTATGACTTGTCAAGGGGGATGGCTCAAAGTCTTAGTCCTATCATGTTAGGAAAGCAGCTGGATGGAATATGGCACACAGCGATAGTGGTATATGGAGACGAGTTCTTCTTTGGAGGCAAGGGAATCTCCAGCTGTTCACCAGGTGGGACCATGCTGGGTCCTCCAGACACGGTGGTGGAGTTGGGTGAGACAGAAGTGTCAGAGGACATCTTCATGGATTACCTTTCTTCTTTGGGAGAAAGCACATACAGAGGTGACAGATATCGTctgtttgagcacaactgcaaCACCTTCACCAATGAGGTGGCTCAGTTTCTCACCGGCAGGACCATTCCCTCTTACATTACCAACCTTCCATCTGAAGTCCTCTCTACATCATTCGGCCAGATTATACGGCCTATTCTGGACTCCATCCACATCGCCCCTCCAGGAGGTAACGTCatcaccggtggaagacgtaacTAA